The Impatiens glandulifera unplaced genomic scaffold, dImpGla2.1, whole genome shotgun sequence genome includes the window TTGAACAAGACCTTAGAtcgaaattgataaaaataaataaattgggacgagatcaatttaaaacattaatttaaaaatggaaGATTAAGTTAAAagtctattttaaataaataaaaaatttggaaaaaataaaatataaatgaaatgaaaataaaaataaaatatataaaaaagggtaaaaaattgacaactttgtaaatatgtgaaaaaattaCCAGATTAATTGTACAAATGGTGTATTTTTAGATGTAAATTTAACAAACATATCTAAAGTGtaaatatagtattatttatttttgttaaaacatatgtgattttattattattatttttaataaccaTAAATTGATTGGTATTacagaaaatatttaaattgtacgtacataatttttaaaagagtatgcgtcaattttttattttattttaactagaTTGCTtgcataattattatatttaattatttttgttatactattaaaaatattacctattttattatttgaacttaattgtaggctataatatataacaattattaatctatgaaatattaatatatatgtttttttaatcatattattaatatttttggttataattttattaattgttgaAAATCCTAGATTAAAATTGTTCATTTGTAATAGTTCtaaagataattatatattattaaaaatatagtatgatgcctaaatttaaaatatgatatattattttattaaataatataattatttaaataatatggtaTCCTATATAGAGAACTATTTGTGTAAATCAGTGTTTCATctataattttacttaatttaaattatttgttatgaatttataaagtattacatattttattataaaatttaaaactcttgattattaattttttattataagaatatttctttctaaaaaaaaaaaatcatgcaAGTTAATGAATTGTGCggattttcatttaattattaataaaacctAACTGCATTTATAAATTTTcctatttcaaatataaattacatttatgttcttcaataaatataaatatgaccATAAATTGCACATTctctattttttctatttttttttttttacaaatttgacattatctctaatttttttaatttaatatactaattgttttatctattttttttttaaaagataaaacttacttttatccACTTTACTTTTATCTATAACTTTCTAGTTACTTTTATAagtatatttcaatttatttttaagccACCCAACTCGAATTCCTAAATTTGTCCCATAtacattgaaataaaaatttacatgtaataacaaaaaaaaacattacaagtAAAACAAACATACTTATTATTTTGACCCATTctcaaataaacaattttatccaTTTTAGTTTCAATTTTCTTAACTGATATCTATGTTTATTCCATGTATATATCAAATGCATCTAACCATAAATTGCATAAAATAAATACCATATATGCAAgcaaattgattttaaaatgtcaaacaatTCTAAGTATTATAATGTTAAGAATCTTTcttcattataaataaaatatttagtgaTAGTTCTATAAATACCTCATTCCAAACTAAACTAAGGCAAAATCATCTTTCTTTCAAGATGCAAACAAGAAGAAATCCAATTGTTCTAATTGTTCTTCAATTATGTATTTTCCTCGTCATTCTTCCTATCCGCACTCATGGACAAGATCGACAGGCACACATTCTATTCTTTgctttttttttagttttttttttcttaattagaattcCCAAATCTAAATCGATTAACAAACACCGCCTTAGTTTTGTGATTATTTATTGAtcttatttcattattttttgaataattttgttcCATTTTAATTAAATCCATGTATATAACTTTTAAACTCAAGCATTTGTTtagaaaagaagaaataaaagtGAAACAAGGGTACTTCTTTGCCTTGATTGTAAGATGTAGGCCTAAATTGCACATGttggaaataatttatttttgattattgaaaaatttacactatcattatattatatttttacaggaatatataatatatatgggaGATTTGAAACTAATACCGGGGATCCCTCCATCTTTAATGCATTCGACCTTCCTACAAAAAGTTCTTGGAAGGTGAAATTACTAATAATTTTCTATTGAAGAATATTTAGTTTGTTTATAGTTTAATATAAacaatgtcaaatttatttgggattttttttttgagcaGCTCATCTTCGGCGTCAATTATTTACAGTtacaaaaatagttttaatggatTTGTCGCTATGTTAACGAGCGATGAAGTTCAACAAATTTCGTGTAAGTTCATCAATTCGTATCAAAGATTCTATCAACTCACTAATAATATCATAAACATGTTGTTTTTATGCATCAATTTAATTGAGCTTATATAATTATCAGCGATACAAGAAGTGGTGTcagtgtttccaaataaaatcaatcaactACACACGACAAGATCATGGGATTTTATGAGATTTCCACAAACGGTTAAACGAGCAACAACAGTGGAGAGCAACACTATTGTTGGAGTAATCGATACTGGAATATGGCCTGAGTCCGATAGCTTTAAGGATACCGGGTTTGGACCCCCACCAACTAAATGGAAAGGCTCCTGTACGGGATTAACCAATTTTACTTGCAATAAGTAAGTATTGTTTGATAagacttttaaaatattgtgTAATAAGTAAGTATTGTTTGATAagacttttaaaatattgtgaTTTTACGACTTTAGAGAAGATTGACAATTTTACAATTTAGAGAAGGTTGATCAAGtctgattataaataaaactctttaataggtaaacttttaatatttttaaatttattataataaaattttacaattgtataagtttataaataattttaattttataattttatattatttacgttcaaaaacaaatttatatttataaattaaaaaaagttattatttattcaaataaataaattcatataattaactttataaatataatttttgtaagagtattatttaattattatttatatatttaaaattttaaaatagactagatataaaataattaattacatataattatgtaaactctaaattttatGAGTTATAAactgattaattattttacataaaccttcgatttttcagtgatttggataaataaatatctatattttgatcatttaacacaaacaaaaccgtccaaatttttgaaaatttgtttaaaattattgactAGTTGTAAACTCATCAAATTTCTTTAActttataagagttttatttaaaaaaataataattatatattattatatatatatatataattaagtattttatatttaattaatttatttaatttatatatttaaatataaattaataaaaaaaaataataatatgtaaataacaatatgaaaaaattatacttaatttatttaaataaataataattttattttttaaacttaaaattaaaataataaaattaaaaatatttataaacttgtaaaatttaaatcctaaataatttaagagtatatattttaaaagctacacaactaaaaataaaaagacaaacCCTAATAGCTAATAGCTAGAACtctttgaatgcagcaaaattATCGGAGCAAGGTACTACAAAATCGATAAAGTCTTCGGCCAAAATGACATCCAATCGCCAAGAGACTCTGAGGGTCATGGAACTCATACAGCTTCAACGGTCGCCGGCGACCTTGTTACTTCGGCAAGCTTTTCTGGTCTCGCCGCCGGTACAGCTCGAGGAGGAGTCCCGTCGTCGCGGATCGCCGTATATAAAGTCTGTTGGTCCGACGGTTGCTCAGACGCCGACCTCCTCGCAGCATTCGATGATGCTATCAATGATGGGGTCGATATAATATCAATTTCTATCGGAAGCCCAATTCCTCAAGCCTATCTCAGCGATCCAATAGCTATTGGGAGTTTTCACGCCATGAGAAAAGGAATTCTTACGTCAATGTCTGCCGGAAACTCAGGTCCGAGAGCTGGAACTGTCTCGAATGTTTCTCCATGGGCACTTTCAGTCGCAGCAAGCACGATTGATCGTAAGTTCTTTACCAATTTGACGTTGGGTAATGCTGCCACTTTTCAGGTGAAGCCTTTCACTATCATTTCTTCTCGTTTCAGCAAAGCATGGATTTGATTATTCATTCTGTCTATCTAATGCAGGGAGTTACAGTGAACTCGTTTGATCCTAATGGTTTCTCCAATATAGTGTATGGTGGTAATGTGCCAAATAGAACAGGGAATGTTCCTAGTATTGTATCCAGGTATATTACAACtatgaatttatctaaaattGTATGCAAATTATACTAGCCTTCTGAAAAAAGAATTTTATAGTGATTATTTTATCAGAAGGTATTCTTATTACTCTCATACACTGCAGCCTTTGCCGAGAGAACTCACTAGATGCTACATTGGTAAAAGGTAAGATTGTTTTATGCGACGAACTTAATTTAGGGGAAGCAGCTCTTTTGGCCGGAGCAGCTGGTATGGTTGTACGAGGAGATAGAATTAAAGATAACGCTTACGTGTTTGCACTCC containing:
- the LOC124918013 gene encoding cucumisin-like — encoded protein: MYGALFVLCQLGLTMLGLGSSGGSSLYKFPLLIKDRYVASWTLAMAMASFRESGNRNLIHSSSASIIYSYKNSFNGFVAMLTSDEVQQISSIQEVVSVFPNKINQLHTTRSWDFMRFPQTVKRATTVESNTIVGVIDTGIWPESDSFKDTGFGPPPTKWKGSCTGLTNFTCNNKIIGARYYKIDKVFGQNDIQSPRDSEGHGTHTASTVAGDLVTSASFSGLAAGTARGGVPSSRIAVYKVCWSDGCSDADLLAAFDDAINDGVDIISISIGSPIPQAYLSDPIAIGSFHAMRKGILTSMSAGNSGPRAGTVSNVSPWALSVAASTIDRKFFTNLTLGNAATFQGVTVNSFDPNGFSNIVYGGNVPNRTGNVPSIVSSLCRENSLDATLVKGKIVLCDELNLGEAALLAGAAGMVVRGDRIKDNAYVFALPATFVSANDGNIILSYISTSNATAKILKSNEAVDGFAPYIVSFSSRGPNPVTSHILKPDLSAPGVDILAAWTLANSPTGIEADNRRLPFNIVSGTSMACPHATGAAAYVKTFNPSWSPSAIRSALMTTAFEMSPKTTPLAEFGYGAGHINPVGAIDPGLVYDANQTDYVQFLCGQGYTDRQLQAVTGDSSTCISFGNDTAWNLNIPSLSVGVLPSLTFRVAFNRRVTNVGLASSTYTATVLAPSTLKVQVVPSTLSFTSVGQTQSFTVTVEGIVNLSSIVSASLSWADATHKVRSPIVIFATI